A genome region from Triticum aestivum cultivar Chinese Spring chromosome 2B, IWGSC CS RefSeq v2.1, whole genome shotgun sequence includes the following:
- the LOC123045968 gene encoding F-box protein At1g47056 (The sequence of the model RefSeq protein was modified relative to this genomic sequence to represent the inferred CDS: added 42 bases not found in genome assembly), with amino-acid sequence MGQSPSAPHLPKSPSPASPPSPSSMAPPMPAGAGSGSLDPPPFAPPPPARDHTQDLPDEILTLVFASLTPAERNACSLTCARWKEVDAATRHRLSLDARAMLGYNTPAIFSRFTAVTKLALRCARGSGADSLNDGGAAAVAATLPSDRLARLKLRGLRQLSDAGLASLAAAAPVLRKLSVASCTFGPKAFVAVLQSCPLLEDLSVKRLRGLPDTSGAVTATAITEDILFPLAMSLRSVCLKDLYSALCFVPLVSSSPNLRSLKILRCSGAWDLPLEVIAARAPGLVEIHLEKLQVGDRGLTAVSACANLEVLFLVKTPECTDGGIISVAQNCHKLRKLHIDGWRTNRIGDCGLMAVARGCPDLQELVLIGVNPTVQSLRMLGEHCRALERLALCGCETVGDTEIICLAERCAALKKLCIKGCPVTDRGMGALNGGCPSLVKVKLKRCRGVSYECVEHLKMARGDSFSISLDIVLEHDAVAPSENGVQETGQQAQVTELTGQMAAMDLPTNAAGAQSFAQANSRMRSVMSALRRRFGNPPPA; translated from the exons ATGGGCCAGTCCCCCTCCGCCCCCCACCTCCCCAAATCCCCCAGCCCCGCCTCCC CGGGGAGCGGCAGCCTCGACCCACCCCCCttcgcgccgcccccgccggcccgCGACCACACGCAGGACCTCCCCGACGAGATCCTCACGCTCGTCTTCGCCTCGCTCACCCCGGCCGAGCGCAACGCCTGCTCCCTCACCTGCGCGCGCTGGAAGGAGGTCGACGCCGCCAcgcgccaccgcctctccctcgacGCGCGCGCCATGCTCGGCTACAACACCCCCGCCATCTTCTCCCGCTTCACCGCCGTCACCAAGCTCGCCCTCCGCTGCGCGCGCGGCTCGGGCGCCGACAGCCTCAACGACGGCGGGGCCGCCGCGGTCGCCGCCACGCTGCCCTCCGACCGCCTCGCCAGGCTCAAGCTCAGGGGCCTCAGGCAGCTGTCCgacgccggcctcgcctccctcgcggCCGCCGCGCCCGTGCTCCGCAAGCTCTCCGTCGCCTCCTGCACCTTCGGGCCCAAGGCCTTCGTCGCCGTGCTCCAGTCGTGCCCCCTCCTTGAGGACCTCTCCGTCAAGCGCCTCCGCGGCCTCCCGGACACTTCGGGCGCCGTCACCGCCACCGCCATCACCGAGGACATCCTGTTCCCACTCGCCATGTCGCTGCGCTCGGTGTGCCTCAAGGATCTGTACAGCGCCCTCTGCTTTGTGCCGCTGGTCTCGTCCTCACCGAATCTCCGCTCGCTCAAGATCCTGCGGTGCTCTGGTGCCTGGGACTTACCATTGGAGGTCATTGCGGCCCGTGCTCCTGGCCTCGTTGAGATTCACCTTGAGAAGCTCCAGGTCGGTGACCGTGGGCTGACTGCTGTCTCGGCCTGTGCGAATCTGGAGGTGCTGTTCCTTGTCAAGACCCCTGAATGCACCGATGGAGGCATAATCAGTGTTGCACAGAACTGCCACAAGCTGCGAAAGCTACATATTGATGGCTGGCGCACAAACCGGATCGGTGATTGCGGCCTCATGGCTGTTGCTCGAGGATGCCCGGACCTTCAGGAGCTTGTCTTGATAGGGGTCAACCCCACCGTGCAGAGTCTCCGGATGCTTGGTGAGCACTGCCGCGCATTGGAGCGCCTTGCGCTTTGCGGCTGTGAGACTGTAGGGGATACCGAGATTATTTGCCTGGCGGAGCGATGTGCTGCTCTCAAGAAGCTTTGCATCAAGGGATGCCCGGTCACAGATCGCGGGATGGGAGCACTCAATGGGGGTTGCCCCAGTTTGGTCAAGGTGAAGTTGAAGAGGTGCCGTGGAGTATCGTATGAATGTGTTGAGCATCTGAAGATGGCCAGGGGGGATTCCTTCTCGATCAGCCTGGATATTGTGTTGGAGCATGATGCGGTCGCTCCAAGTGAAAATGGCGTGCAAGAGACTGGACAACAAGCACAGGTTACAGAGCTAACTGGTCAGATGGCTGCCATGGACCTTCCCACTAATGCTGCTGGTGCACAATCTTTTGCTCAGGCGAACAGTAGGATGCGGAGCGTCATGTCAGCACTTAGAAGGAGATTTGGCAACCCTCCACCAGCGTGA